One bacterium DNA segment encodes these proteins:
- a CDS encoding Wzz/FepE/Etk N-terminal domain-containing protein produces the protein MEQTETGLKDYFQILRKRWKMILGILLFCTLGATVVNFFLPDVFEATVTLMPLETPPSGLGPMISESFRSMIDIPSLTGLGGKSTTEKIINLLESRTLCEEVARQLNLQAVFFQDPALPDPWAGTLRKLRNLRTIEDNHQGLILITAHYTDPNLAAAIANSHASCLQKILQENAFSLTKKNRLFIEEQLALYSEKLRNAEERFKEFQMQKKIISIDEQSKAAVTAISELKAQIINKTVQLDAMKSFATPNNPEVIRLGTEVSEFKKQLRLMEERQEPDSLPALRHAPELEVSYFRLKRDIATFEQVYEMLTQQLILARIQESKEELRFQIIDRAIPPHQKIRPRRMLSVLITAGASLFVGVVLALLLER, from the coding sequence ATGGAACAAACTGAAACCGGACTCAAAGACTACTTTCAGATTCTCCGAAAACGGTGGAAGATGATCCTCGGTATTCTGCTTTTTTGCACCCTCGGAGCAACGGTCGTGAATTTTTTCCTGCCCGATGTGTTTGAGGCCACGGTCACCCTCATGCCCCTGGAGACCCCTCCATCGGGTCTTGGTCCAATGATCAGTGAATCTTTCCGCTCCATGATCGATATTCCTTCCCTGACGGGACTGGGGGGAAAATCGACCACGGAAAAGATCATCAACCTTCTGGAAAGCCGCACCCTGTGTGAGGAGGTAGCGCGCCAGCTCAACCTGCAGGCCGTATTTTTTCAAGATCCGGCACTGCCTGACCCCTGGGCAGGCACGCTTCGCAAGCTGCGCAATCTGCGAACCATTGAAGATAATCACCAGGGGCTGATCCTCATCACTGCTCACTATACCGATCCCAATCTGGCTGCGGCTATAGCCAATAGCCACGCTTCCTGTCTGCAAAAAATTCTCCAGGAAAATGCCTTTTCGCTGACGAAGAAAAACCGTCTGTTTATCGAGGAACAACTGGCCCTTTACAGTGAAAAGCTCAGGAATGCAGAGGAGAGGTTTAAAGAATTCCAGATGCAGAAAAAAATCATCTCCATCGATGAACAATCGAAAGCGGCTGTTACGGCCATTTCAGAGCTCAAGGCCCAGATCATCAATAAAACCGTCCAGCTCGATGCCATGAAAAGCTTCGCTACCCCGAATAATCCGGAAGTTATCCGGCTCGGTACTGAAGTGAGTGAATTTAAAAAACAACTGCGCCTGATGGAAGAGCGGCAGGAGCCCGACTCATTGCCAGCCTTGCGCCATGCCCCTGAGCTGGAGGTGAGCTACTTCAGGCTGAAGCGGGACATCGCCACCTTTGAGCAGGTTTACGAAATGCTTACCCAGCAGCTTATCCTGGCCAGAATTCAGGAGTCCAAAGAAGAGCTCAGGTTCCAGATTATCGATCGCGCCATACCCCCGCATCAAAAAATCCGTCCCCGCCGGATGCTTTCGGTTCTCATCACTGCCGGAGCATCCCTGTTCGTTGGTGTTGTCCTTGCGCTCCTCCTGGAAAGGTAA
- a CDS encoding cobyric acid synthase, with product MKMKKPLQIMFLGTGSDVGKSITATAFCRIFKNRGFRVAPFKAQNMSNNSFVTLEGGEIGRAQAAQAEAAGLAPSIHMNPVLLKPSGQTGSQVILQGRVYGNMTAREYYAIKPGVKNLVMGSYRQLAREYEVIVLEGAGSCCEINLRAHDIVNFEMALSAGAPVILVADIERGGVFAQIIGSLEVISPRERDLVQGFIINKFRGDPDLFKDGIAWLEQRTGKPVLGLVPYLPEMVIDREDSMALDAQVQIRPTEDHKINIAVIRLPHISNFTDLEVLEREPETILNWLSSPVELSSYDLLILPGSKNSLHDLVWLQTSGWAEKIRQFAGTDKWIIGLCGGFQMLGKEITDPGSREGNLKQVEGLGLLDVSTEIQPIKVLRRTEGRDCFFGEKVAGYEIHMGETRIFGHTQPFLTIAMEDRRFDGAVSERGNVIGTYLHGLFDAAGFRRHFLNLIAARKCIPFEPSTGQGNFWEAKEKQYDLVAAHFLRYTDINQIIRIMEEHSR from the coding sequence ATGAAAATGAAAAAACCATTACAAATCATGTTCCTTGGCACAGGATCGGATGTAGGCAAAAGCATTACCGCAACAGCCTTTTGCCGGATATTCAAAAACCGGGGCTTTCGGGTGGCGCCTTTCAAGGCACAGAATATGTCCAACAATTCTTTTGTTACCCTTGAAGGAGGAGAGATCGGGCGGGCCCAGGCAGCCCAGGCAGAGGCAGCGGGGCTGGCTCCTTCTATCCATATGAACCCGGTGCTCCTCAAACCGAGTGGCCAGACAGGTTCACAGGTAATACTCCAGGGCAGGGTCTATGGCAACATGACGGCCAGGGAGTATTATGCCATTAAGCCTGGAGTGAAGAATCTGGTTATGGGGAGCTACCGGCAGCTTGCTCGAGAGTATGAGGTTATTGTCCTTGAAGGCGCTGGTTCGTGCTGCGAAATCAACCTGAGAGCCCACGATATCGTGAATTTTGAAATGGCCCTTTCTGCCGGTGCCCCGGTCATCCTGGTGGCGGATATTGAACGGGGCGGGGTCTTTGCTCAGATTATCGGCTCTCTTGAGGTTATCTCGCCCAGGGAGAGGGACCTTGTCCAGGGTTTTATCATCAATAAATTTCGCGGCGACCCCGATCTTTTCAAGGATGGAATCGCCTGGCTGGAGCAGCGGACCGGAAAGCCGGTTCTGGGGCTGGTTCCCTATCTGCCCGAAATGGTTATCGACCGGGAAGACAGCATGGCCCTCGATGCACAGGTACAGATACGGCCAACAGAAGATCATAAAATCAATATCGCGGTCATACGGCTGCCCCATATCTCTAACTTCACTGATCTGGAGGTCCTGGAGCGGGAGCCGGAGACCATTCTTAACTGGCTATCTTCGCCAGTCGAGCTTTCTTCCTATGATCTCCTGATCCTTCCCGGCAGCAAAAACAGCCTGCATGACCTGGTTTGGCTGCAAACGTCCGGCTGGGCGGAAAAGATACGGCAGTTTGCCGGGACTGACAAGTGGATTATCGGCTTATGCGGAGGCTTTCAGATGCTGGGAAAAGAAATTACCGATCCCGGCAGCCGGGAGGGAAATTTGAAGCAGGTTGAAGGACTTGGCTTGCTCGATGTCAGCACGGAAATTCAGCCCATCAAGGTCTTACGGCGAACCGAGGGAAGAGACTGTTTTTTTGGTGAAAAGGTTGCCGGGTATGAAATCCATATGGGAGAAACCCGCATCTTCGGCCACACTCAGCCCTTCTTAACGATAGCGATGGAGGACCGCCGCTTTGATGGGGCGGTGAGTGAGCGGGGCAATGTGATAGGAACCTACCTCCACGGTCTGTTTGATGCAGCAGGCTTTCGAAGGCACTTCCTGAACCTGATCGCTGCCAGGAAATGCATACCCTTTGAGCCTTCCACAGGGCAGGGAAATTTCTGGGAAGCAAAGGAGAAACAATACGATCTCGTGGCAGCCCATTTCCTCCGCTATACGGACATAAACCAGATTATCCGAATCATGGAGGAACATTCCCGGTAA